A window of the Bradyrhizobium ottawaense genome harbors these coding sequences:
- a CDS encoding LysE family translocator — protein sequence MSHSLLIAFVMFATVMFFTPGPNNIMLLSSGLTYGFRPTIPHILGITFGFAFMVGAVGVGLGTVFIAYPVLQTILKYAGVAYLVYLAAVIAMSGPVSPDQDVGRRPMTFWGAAMFQWVNVKGWVMVIGTITAYAAIAAYPWNIAIQVGLSLLLGSISCVAWALFGSALRPILTSPLMVRAFNIVMAILLLASLYPVFMDA from the coding sequence ATGTCGCACTCGCTCCTGATCGCCTTTGTGATGTTCGCCACCGTGATGTTCTTCACGCCGGGGCCGAACAACATCATGCTGCTGTCCTCGGGGCTGACCTACGGCTTCCGTCCGACCATCCCGCATATCCTCGGCATTACGTTCGGCTTCGCCTTCATGGTCGGCGCGGTCGGCGTCGGGCTGGGGACGGTCTTCATCGCCTATCCGGTACTGCAGACCATCCTGAAATATGCCGGCGTCGCCTATCTGGTCTACCTGGCGGCTGTGATCGCGATGTCGGGGCCGGTCTCCCCCGACCAGGACGTCGGGCGCAGGCCGATGACGTTCTGGGGCGCGGCCATGTTCCAGTGGGTCAACGTCAAGGGCTGGGTCATGGTGATCGGCACCATCACCGCCTATGCGGCGATCGCGGCCTATCCCTGGAACATCGCGATCCAGGTTGGCCTGAGCCTGCTGCTGGGATCGATTTCCTGTGTCGCCTGGGCCCTGTTCGGCAGTGCGCTGCGGCCGATCCTGACCTCCCCGCTGATGGTGCGGGCCTTCAACATCGTGATGGCGATCCTGCTGCTGGCCTCCCTCTATCCCGTCTTCATGGATGCATGA
- the ilvC gene encoding ketol-acid reductoisomerase: MRVYYDRDADLNLIKGKKVVIVGYGSQGHAHALNLKDSGVKDVAIALRKGSASAKKAEAAGFKVMEVAEAAKWADLVMMLTPDELQGDIYREHLHDNMKKGAALVFAHGLNVHFNLLDPRADLDVLMIAPKGPGHTVRSEYQRGGGVPCLIAIAKDVSGNAHDLGLSYASAIGGGRAGIIETSFKEECETDLFGEQVVLCGGLVELIKGGFETLVEAGYAPEMAYFECLHEVKLIVDLIYEGGIANMNYSISNTAEYGEYVTGPRIVTSETKAEMKRVLNDIQSGKFARDWMLENKVNQTSFKATRAKLAAHPIEEVGEKLRDMMPWIKKGALVDKTKN, from the coding sequence ATGCGAGTTTATTACGATCGTGATGCCGACCTGAACCTGATCAAGGGCAAGAAGGTTGTCATCGTCGGCTACGGCAGCCAGGGTCATGCCCACGCGCTCAACCTGAAGGATTCCGGCGTCAAGGACGTCGCCATCGCGCTGCGCAAGGGTTCGGCCTCGGCCAAGAAGGCGGAAGCCGCCGGCTTCAAGGTGATGGAAGTCGCCGAAGCCGCCAAATGGGCCGACCTCGTCATGATGCTGACCCCGGACGAATTGCAGGGCGACATCTATCGCGAGCACCTGCACGACAACATGAAGAAGGGTGCGGCGCTGGTGTTCGCCCACGGCCTCAACGTCCACTTCAACCTGCTCGATCCCCGCGCCGATCTCGACGTGCTGATGATCGCCCCCAAGGGCCCCGGCCACACCGTGCGCTCGGAATACCAGCGCGGCGGCGGCGTGCCCTGCCTGATCGCGATCGCCAAGGACGTCTCGGGCAACGCCCATGACCTCGGGCTTTCCTACGCCTCGGCGATCGGCGGCGGTCGCGCCGGCATCATCGAGACCTCGTTCAAGGAAGAATGCGAGACCGATCTGTTCGGCGAGCAGGTGGTGCTGTGCGGCGGCCTGGTCGAGCTGATCAAGGGCGGCTTCGAGACCCTGGTGGAAGCCGGCTACGCGCCCGAGATGGCCTATTTCGAGTGCCTGCACGAGGTGAAGCTGATCGTCGACCTGATCTATGAAGGCGGCATCGCCAACATGAACTACTCGATCTCCAACACCGCCGAATACGGCGAATACGTCACCGGCCCGCGCATCGTCACATCAGAGACCAAGGCCGAGATGAAGCGCGTCCTGAACGACATCCAGTCCGGCAAGTTCGCCCGCGACTGGATGCTGGAGAACAAGGTCAACCAGACCTCGTTCAAGGCGACCCGCGCCAAGCTCGCCGCCCACCCGATCGAGGAAGTCGGCGAGAAGCTCCGCGACATGATGCCGTGGATCAAGAAGGGTGCTCTCGTCGACAAGACCAAGAACTGA
- a CDS encoding DUF2336 domain-containing protein produces the protein MQQPAHSIIAELEDAVRGGSSSKRVDTLRQVTDLFLNEGDRLSDDQVQVFDDVLCLLIARVETRAKAELSKRLAPLDYAPFEVIQHLAQDDEIAVAGDVLTHSSRLGTETLIQIASTKGQEHLLAISGRADLPAAVTDVIVDRGEGRVIRKLANNAGAHFSEEGYSAIIARATNDDELIEILGLRVDLPAKFLRDLLRRAKEAVRARLLAIAPPSIREEIRKVLDAIAGEAPAPRRSYGVAEQLVKLMKGLNELDDAAVYNFAEAGKFDEVTVSLAVLNDMPLDLMGRLMEGPRNDLILIPCRSAKLNWPTVESILRNRPNEYPIDEPTLEVAQRDFRKLSMETAQRTVRFWQLHNRIEK, from the coding sequence GTGCAACAGCCGGCTCACTCGATCATCGCCGAACTTGAAGACGCCGTAAGGGGTGGTTCATCCTCCAAACGGGTCGACACCCTGCGGCAGGTCACCGATCTCTTCCTCAATGAGGGCGACCGTCTTAGCGACGACCAGGTCCAGGTCTTCGATGACGTGCTTTGCCTTTTGATCGCGCGGGTCGAAACGCGGGCCAAGGCTGAGCTCTCGAAGCGGCTGGCGCCGCTCGACTACGCGCCGTTCGAGGTGATCCAGCATCTGGCCCAGGACGACGAAATCGCCGTCGCCGGCGACGTGCTGACGCATTCGAGCCGGCTCGGCACCGAAACGCTGATCCAGATCGCCAGCACCAAGGGACAGGAACACCTGCTCGCCATCTCGGGACGGGCCGACCTGCCCGCCGCCGTGACCGACGTCATCGTCGACCGCGGCGAAGGCAGGGTGATCCGGAAGCTCGCCAACAATGCCGGCGCGCATTTTTCCGAAGAGGGCTATTCCGCCATCATTGCCCGGGCCACCAACGACGATGAGCTGATCGAGATCCTCGGCCTTCGCGTCGACCTGCCCGCCAAGTTCCTGCGCGACCTGCTGCGGCGCGCCAAGGAGGCCGTGCGCGCCCGCCTGCTGGCGATCGCGCCGCCCTCGATCCGGGAAGAGATCAGGAAGGTGCTCGATGCGATCGCGGGCGAAGCGCCCGCTCCGAGGCGGAGCTACGGCGTGGCCGAGCAACTCGTCAAGCTGATGAAGGGGCTGAACGAACTGGACGACGCGGCGGTCTACAACTTTGCCGAAGCCGGGAAGTTTGACGAGGTCACCGTCTCGCTGGCGGTTCTCAACGACATGCCGCTCGACCTGATGGGCCGGCTGATGGAAGGCCCCCGCAACGACCTGATCCTGATCCCCTGCCGGTCGGCCAAACTCAACTGGCCTACGGTGGAGAGCATCCTGCGCAACCGGCCGAACGAATACCCGATCGACGAGCCGACGCTGGAGGTCGCGCAGCGCGATTTCCGCAAGCTGTCGATGGAGACCGCTCAGCGCACCGTGCGGTTCTGGCAGCTTCATAACCGGATCGAGAAATAG
- a CDS encoding ABC transporter substrate-binding protein, producing the protein MKRVLKDFFTTNFIKALLGAIGLSGLIIVAATVSAAAQKKYDTGASDTEIKIGNIMPYSGPASAYGIIGKTMGAYMRMVNDNGGVNGRKINFISYDDAYSPPKTVEQARKLVESDEVFLIFAPLGTASNAAIQKYMNTMKVPQLFVATGASRWGDPEHFPWTIGWQPNYRAEARIYATYILQHHPKARIGVLYQNDDFGKDYVLGLKDVLRDKYDTMVVASVPYEISMPTVDSQVVAIKSANPDIFVNIGTPKFAAQAIKKIAELGWHPIHIMTNVSASVGAVLKPAGLENAAGILSAGYQMDVTDPQWDSHPGMQKYRAFMAKYYPEADRSESGPLTAYNTSTALIEVLKRCGDNLTRENVMKIVANMDFEINTYIPGIRIKTSPTDFYPIEQVQMIKFTGEKWELFGPIIDGHAE; encoded by the coding sequence ATGAAGCGCGTGCTTAAGGATTTTTTCACGACGAACTTCATTAAAGCTCTGCTAGGGGCGATCGGACTTTCCGGACTGATCATCGTCGCGGCCACCGTGTCCGCTGCCGCGCAAAAGAAATACGACACCGGCGCATCCGACACCGAGATCAAGATCGGCAACATCATGCCGTATTCGGGGCCGGCGTCGGCCTATGGCATCATCGGCAAGACGATGGGCGCCTATATGCGGATGGTTAACGACAATGGCGGCGTCAACGGCCGCAAGATCAACTTCATTTCCTATGACGACGCCTACAGCCCGCCGAAAACGGTCGAGCAGGCCCGTAAACTGGTCGAGAGCGACGAGGTATTTCTGATCTTCGCGCCGCTCGGTACCGCGTCGAACGCGGCGATCCAGAAATACATGAACACCATGAAGGTGCCGCAGCTTTTCGTCGCCACCGGCGCCTCGCGCTGGGGCGACCCGGAGCACTTCCCCTGGACCATCGGCTGGCAGCCGAACTACCGCGCCGAGGCGCGGATCTACGCCACCTACATCCTGCAGCATCATCCCAAAGCCAGGATCGGCGTGCTCTACCAGAACGACGATTTCGGCAAGGACTACGTGCTGGGCTTGAAGGATGTGCTGCGCGACAAATACGACACCATGGTCGTCGCCAGCGTGCCCTACGAGATCAGCATGCCGACGGTGGATTCGCAGGTGGTGGCGATCAAGAGCGCCAACCCCGACATTTTCGTCAATATCGGGACGCCGAAATTTGCTGCCCAGGCGATCAAGAAGATCGCCGAACTCGGCTGGCACCCGATCCACATCATGACCAACGTGTCGGCCTCGGTCGGCGCGGTGCTGAAACCTGCGGGCCTGGAAAACGCGGCCGGCATCCTCAGCGCCGGCTACCAGATGGACGTCACCGATCCGCAATGGGACAGCCATCCCGGCATGCAGAAATACCGTGCCTTCATGGCGAAGTATTATCCGGAGGCCGATCGGTCCGAGAGCGGGCCGTTGACGGCCTACAATACTTCGACGGCTTTGATCGAGGTGCTGAAACGGTGCGGTGACAATCTCACCCGCGAGAACGTCATGAAAATAGTCGCCAACATGGATTTCGAGATCAACACCTATATCCCCGGGATCCGCATCAAGACCTCGCCGACGGATTTCTATCCGATCGAACAGGTCCAGATGATTAAATTCACCGGCGAGAAATGGGAGCTGTTCGGCCCGATCATCGACGGCCACGCGGAGTAG
- a CDS encoding MerR family transcriptional regulator: protein MQIGELARRFDVAPSKIRFLEDEGLVQPVRRTQAGYREYDESSADALSMILQAQSLGFTLDEIKGALAETKRHGLRHDYLIGQIARKLSELDRHIAQAQELRARLVCASKELKTRMKNGAKCDTRPAAPPPIRTNKPRPPQRGHRRIPAIAG, encoded by the coding sequence ATGCAGATCGGTGAACTGGCGCGGCGGTTCGATGTGGCGCCGTCGAAGATCCGCTTTCTCGAGGACGAAGGCCTGGTGCAACCGGTGCGCCGGACACAAGCGGGCTACCGTGAGTATGACGAGAGTTCGGCTGACGCGTTGAGCATGATCCTGCAGGCGCAATCGCTCGGCTTTACACTCGACGAGATCAAGGGGGCGCTGGCAGAGACCAAGCGTCACGGCCTGCGCCACGACTATCTCATCGGGCAGATCGCGCGAAAATTGTCCGAACTCGACCGTCACATCGCGCAGGCACAAGAGCTGCGCGCACGCCTGGTCTGCGCCAGCAAGGAGCTGAAGACGCGGATGAAGAACGGGGCGAAATGCGACACGCGGCCTGCGGCTCCGCCGCCGATCCGAACGAACAAGCCGCGTCCGCCGCAGCGGGGCCATCGCCGAATTCCGGCCATCGCGGGATAG
- a CDS encoding NADH:flavin oxidoreductase/NADH oxidase family protein: MHAPVPPSSLFAPLTLPNQAVVPNRIAKAAMEENMADSSQLPGENLRRLYANWAGGGAGLILSGNVMIDPAALTGPGGVVLDVRQPIEPFKAWAQAGMRDGGQMWLQINHPGRQVFAAMGQEAVAPSAIGVDLGAYSHLFQVPRALDEADIAGIVARFATTARLAEAAGFSGVQIHAAHGYLISQFLSPLTNRRTDAWGGELHNRARLLLDVVRAVRAVVSPGFSVAVKLNSADFQKGGFEASDAVQVVRWLNELPVDLVELSGGSYESPAMQGAPQTGGTAAREAYFLDFARDVSAVARMPVMVTGGIRRRAIAEQALRPSEGRPGVAMVGIASAFAFEPKLAEKWKGDEALDVQIPSVGWRNKAYASLAKMALVKLQLRRLGRGRQPKPNASPLLSLIRQQIITKRRTRLYRTWASQARVEPSGA; the protein is encoded by the coding sequence ATGCACGCACCGGTCCCGCCTTCATCGCTGTTCGCTCCGCTGACGCTGCCGAACCAGGCGGTCGTTCCCAACCGCATTGCCAAAGCGGCGATGGAAGAAAACATGGCGGACAGCAGCCAGCTTCCCGGCGAGAATCTGCGGCGGCTGTATGCGAACTGGGCCGGCGGCGGTGCCGGATTGATCCTGTCCGGCAATGTGATGATCGATCCGGCGGCGCTAACTGGACCCGGCGGCGTGGTGCTCGACGTGCGCCAGCCGATCGAGCCCTTCAAGGCCTGGGCGCAAGCGGGGATGCGGGACGGCGGCCAGATGTGGCTGCAGATCAACCATCCTGGCCGGCAGGTTTTCGCCGCGATGGGGCAGGAGGCGGTGGCACCTTCGGCCATCGGCGTCGACCTCGGAGCCTATTCGCACTTGTTTCAGGTGCCGCGTGCGCTCGATGAAGCTGACATTGCCGGGATTGTCGCGCGTTTTGCCACCACCGCCAGGTTGGCGGAGGCAGCGGGCTTTTCCGGCGTGCAGATCCATGCCGCGCACGGCTATCTGATCAGCCAGTTTCTTTCCCCGCTCACCAACCGGCGCACCGATGCATGGGGCGGCGAGTTGCATAACCGCGCCCGGCTCCTGCTCGACGTCGTCAGGGCGGTGCGAGCCGTGGTCTCGCCCGGCTTCTCGGTCGCGGTAAAGCTGAACTCGGCCGATTTCCAGAAGGGCGGCTTCGAGGCGTCGGATGCCGTACAGGTGGTGCGCTGGCTCAATGAGTTGCCGGTCGATCTCGTTGAATTGTCCGGCGGCTCTTACGAAAGCCCGGCCATGCAAGGTGCACCGCAGACCGGTGGCACCGCCGCGCGCGAGGCCTATTTTCTCGACTTTGCCCGCGACGTCAGCGCGGTGGCGCGCATGCCGGTCATGGTCACCGGCGGCATCCGCCGGCGTGCCATTGCCGAACAGGCACTCAGGCCGAGCGAGGGCAGGCCGGGTGTCGCGATGGTCGGCATTGCCAGCGCTTTTGCGTTCGAACCGAAGCTGGCGGAAAAGTGGAAGGGCGACGAAGCCCTGGACGTCCAGATCCCAAGCGTCGGCTGGCGCAACAAGGCCTATGCAAGCCTTGCGAAGATGGCCCTGGTGAAGCTGCAACTGCGCCGCCTCGGCAGGGGCCGGCAGCCGAAACCCAATGCCAGTCCACTGCTGTCATTGATCCGCCAGCAGATCATCACCAAGCGGCGCACCCGGCTTTACCGGACCTGGGCGTCTCAGGCACGGGTTGAACCATCCGGAGCATGA
- a CDS encoding SDR family oxidoreductase, protein MKSVVITGASTGIGWATAKLLLDRGFRVFGSVRRQADADRLKNEFGANFTPLLFDVTDEAAVLAAAREVRSALNGETLAGLVNNAGIAVAGPVLELAADEFRRQMDVNVIGPIIATQAFGPLLGSDPSLKGPKGRIVMISSVAGKNGNPLMSAYSMSKHAVEGLSESLRREMMLFGIDVIIVAPGPVKTPIWGKADEVDISGYQNSPYFAALGKIRKFMMHLGEIGLPPEKIAERIFEALTSASPKVRYQITPDPMRHLMTALLPKRTVDNIIAKRLGLVPRP, encoded by the coding sequence ATGAAATCTGTCGTCATCACCGGCGCGTCCACCGGTATCGGCTGGGCTACCGCCAAGCTGCTGCTCGACCGCGGCTTCCGCGTCTTCGGCAGCGTGCGCCGGCAGGCCGACGCCGACCGCCTCAAGAACGAGTTCGGCGCCAATTTCACCCCACTGCTGTTCGATGTCACCGACGAGGCGGCGGTGCTGGCGGCGGCGCGCGAGGTGCGCAGCGCGCTGAACGGCGAAACGCTCGCGGGCCTCGTCAACAATGCCGGTATCGCGGTCGCGGGCCCCGTGCTCGAACTCGCCGCTGACGAATTCCGCCGTCAGATGGATGTCAACGTCATCGGCCCGATCATCGCAACGCAGGCGTTCGGTCCGCTGCTCGGCTCCGACCCTTCGCTGAAGGGGCCGAAGGGGCGGATCGTGATGATTTCCTCGGTGGCGGGTAAAAACGGCAATCCGCTGATGTCGGCCTACTCGATGTCGAAGCACGCGGTCGAGGGACTGTCCGAGAGCCTGCGCCGCGAAATGATGCTGTTCGGGATCGACGTCATCATCGTCGCGCCCGGCCCGGTGAAGACTCCGATCTGGGGCAAGGCCGACGAAGTCGACATTTCCGGTTACCAGAATTCGCCGTACTTCGCGGCGCTTGGAAAAATTCGCAAGTTCATGATGCATCTCGGCGAAATCGGATTGCCGCCGGAGAAGATCGCCGAGCGAATCTTTGAAGCACTGACATCGGCCAGTCCCAAAGTGCGCTATCAGATCACGCCGGACCCGATGCGGCATCTGATGACGGCGCTATTGCCCAAGCGCACCGTCGACAACATCATCGCCAAACGCCTTGGCCTGGTGCCGCGGCCGTGA
- a CDS encoding lysozyme inhibitor LprI family protein translates to MTLKLVLGAAALLALASVADAGDQGDPEASCDGNTFQMVECLKAKTAQWDKRMTIAYQQALKDAVPAQHDQLRAAQRLWIQYRDANCLYYGLGEGTIARLDAGECMRSMTEARAKELEGLGHQ, encoded by the coding sequence ATGACGTTGAAACTGGTTTTGGGCGCCGCCGCGCTGCTGGCGCTGGCCTCGGTCGCCGATGCCGGCGATCAGGGCGATCCCGAAGCGTCCTGCGACGGCAACACGTTTCAGATGGTCGAGTGTCTCAAGGCCAAGACCGCGCAATGGGACAAGCGGATGACCATTGCCTATCAGCAGGCGCTGAAGGATGCGGTGCCGGCGCAGCACGATCAATTGCGCGCGGCGCAGCGGCTGTGGATCCAGTACCGCGACGCCAATTGCCTGTATTACGGTCTCGGCGAGGGCACCATCGCGCGGCTCGATGCCGGCGAGTGCATGCGCAGCATGACCGAAGCGCGGGCAAAAGAGCTGGAAGGCCTCGGTCATCAGTGA
- a CDS encoding TetR/AcrR family transcriptional regulator: protein MRPVKTTAAAKPRRRTARAPAPKPYHHGDLRRVLIDAALQLVGEGGPDAVSVREAARRAGVSPGAPFRHFPSRDALMQAVAEEAQRRFRAEIEAALSEAPVGDPLARFRSLGLAYVRWAMHNPTHFEILSSRRFFDHDKAAGVSAENAELIELTERALAEAYAKGQLRPENLKAVQIAGRALVYGFARMNIDGHFPRWGVDGREAERTAEAIMDLFIEGIAKRPGRA from the coding sequence ATGCGTCCCGTTAAAACGACCGCCGCCGCCAAGCCACGCCGCCGGACCGCCCGCGCACCGGCGCCAAAGCCCTATCACCATGGTGATCTCCGCCGGGTTCTGATCGACGCCGCGCTGCAGCTGGTCGGCGAGGGCGGTCCCGACGCGGTCAGCGTCCGCGAGGCCGCCCGCCGCGCCGGCGTCTCGCCCGGCGCCCCGTTCCGGCATTTTCCGAGCCGCGACGCCCTGATGCAGGCGGTGGCGGAGGAGGCGCAGCGGCGGTTTCGGGCGGAGATCGAGGCGGCGCTGTCGGAGGCGCCGGTCGGCGATCCGCTGGCGCGCTTCCGCTCGCTGGGATTAGCCTATGTGCGCTGGGCGATGCACAACCCGACCCATTTCGAAATTCTCTCCAGCCGCCGCTTTTTTGACCACGACAAGGCGGCCGGCGTCTCCGCCGAGAACGCCGAACTGATCGAACTGACCGAACGCGCGCTCGCCGAAGCGTACGCGAAAGGCCAACTCCGCCCGGAGAACCTGAAGGCAGTCCAGATCGCCGGCCGCGCGCTGGTCTATGGCTTTGCCCGGATGAACATCGACGGCCATTTTCCGCGCTGGGGCGTCGACGGCAGGGAAGCCGAACGGACGGCGGAAGCCATCATGGATCTCTTTATTGAGGGGATCGCGAAGCGTCCCGGGCGCGCCTAA
- a CDS encoding sulfatase-like hydrolase/transferase has translation MAPAPNPGPSASTVATGVAGIGFWRLSAVAAPHLAALAIMYQTETDFGARTGFVLSWGILNFFFITLLRRPALSGALSLTLVVVLVLLSQLKHSVVQMTANFVDLMVIDRDTAAFLFTIFPNLRWSVISAGLVTIPLMYALWWLDPFRIRRLPALAGMLACLAALVGYAITWPDEAWRGYYDDGYLSKFSRSGVTAVSDFVHYGFMESAASVPERLKVPLVDSCHPAGRRPNIIMIHDESSFDIRAADGIKVPPGYGSHFQSFDGKERKFLAESNGGPSWFTEYNVLAGLSSRSFGRFAYFVTRIASGRVERGLPLALRRCGYSTLSLYPAYGAFMSARSFQTTTGIQRFLDARDLGAKDVEPDAFFYDKALKLMAEQPVNSPLFTFVYLAANHFPWETKFRPDLMPSWRRPGNAASVDEYLRRQAMSAGDYFSFVAALKKKFPSQPFLIVRYGDHQPEFSPQLLDPALDEAGIGKKLENYDPRYYATYYAIDAVNFEPVKSPTVMDTIDAAYLPLVIQEAAGIPLDPSFEEQRAIMLRCNGVFYDCKDGAEARRLNRLLIDAGMIKGL, from the coding sequence ATGGCGCCCGCGCCAAACCCAGGACCGTCCGCCTCCACCGTCGCAACCGGCGTCGCCGGGATCGGCTTCTGGCGGCTATCGGCCGTCGCCGCGCCGCATCTGGCGGCGCTGGCGATCATGTATCAGACCGAAACCGATTTCGGTGCACGCACCGGCTTCGTGCTGTCCTGGGGCATCCTGAACTTCTTCTTCATCACCCTGTTGCGGAGGCCCGCTCTGTCGGGCGCGCTGTCGCTGACGCTGGTCGTGGTGCTGGTGCTGCTGTCGCAGTTGAAGCACTCCGTGGTGCAGATGACCGCGAACTTCGTCGACCTGATGGTGATCGATCGCGACACCGCGGCCTTCCTGTTCACGATCTTTCCGAACCTGCGCTGGTCGGTGATATCAGCCGGCCTGGTTACGATCCCGCTGATGTATGCGCTGTGGTGGCTCGATCCGTTCCGCATCCGCCGCCTGCCGGCGCTGGCCGGCATGCTGGCCTGTCTGGCGGCGCTGGTGGGCTACGCCATCACCTGGCCGGATGAAGCCTGGCGCGGCTATTACGACGACGGCTATCTGTCGAAATTCTCCCGCTCCGGCGTCACTGCCGTTTCCGATTTCGTCCATTACGGCTTCATGGAGTCGGCGGCTTCCGTCCCCGAGCGTCTCAAGGTGCCGCTGGTGGACTCCTGCCATCCCGCGGGCCGGCGGCCGAACATCATCATGATTCATGATGAGTCGAGTTTTGATATTCGCGCCGCCGACGGCATCAAGGTGCCGCCGGGCTACGGCAGCCATTTCCAGTCCTTTGACGGCAAGGAGCGCAAGTTTCTCGCCGAGAGCAATGGCGGGCCGAGCTGGTTCACCGAATACAACGTGCTCGCCGGTCTGTCCTCGCGTTCGTTCGGCCGCTTTGCCTATTTCGTGACGCGCATCGCCTCGGGACGGGTCGAGCGCGGTCTGCCGCTGGCGCTGCGCCGCTGCGGCTATTCCACGCTGTCGCTGTATCCGGCCTATGGCGCCTTCATGAGCGCGCGGAGTTTCCAGACCACGACCGGCATCCAGCGCTTCCTCGATGCGCGCGATCTTGGCGCCAAGGATGTCGAGCCCGACGCCTTCTTCTACGACAAGGCCCTGAAGCTGATGGCCGAACAGCCGGTCAATTCGCCGCTGTTCACCTTCGTCTATCTCGCCGCCAATCACTTCCCCTGGGAAACCAAATTCCGTCCCGATCTGATGCCGTCCTGGCGCCGTCCCGGCAACGCCGCTTCGGTCGACGAATATTTGCGCCGGCAGGCGATGAGCGCGGGCGACTATTTTTCCTTCGTCGCGGCGCTGAAGAAGAAGTTCCCGTCGCAGCCCTTCCTGATCGTGCGTTATGGCGACCATCAGCCCGAATTCTCGCCGCAGCTTCTCGATCCCGCGCTCGACGAAGCCGGCATCGGCAAGAAACTGGAAAACTACGATCCGCGCTATTACGCGACCTATTACGCGATCGACGCGGTCAACTTCGAGCCGGTGAAGAGCCCGACCGTGATGGACACGATCGACGCGGCCTATCTGCCGCTGGTGATCCAGGAAGCCGCCGGCATTCCGCTCGACCCGTCGTTCGAGGAGCAGAGGGCGATCATGCTCCGCTGCAACGGCGTGTTCTACGACTGCAAGGACGGCGCCGAGGCCCGCCGTCTCAACCGCCTCTTGATCGACGCCGGAATGATCAAGGGATTGTAG